One Hermetia illucens chromosome 4, iHerIll2.2.curated.20191125, whole genome shotgun sequence DNA segment encodes these proteins:
- the LOC119655233 gene encoding myosin-G heavy chain-like produces the protein MDWKLLLIFTITTARYINAHPGIRTPPTELLEKFNEEPELVLDSNDTKITPLLKDGRDFPKVHSISSTNPFLRDLNRTASPSSTEKPSPSAQPSVRPLLRFENDNFHPGVAVPLTQEELEKEMNAAFPSSTTREGLSTWILLSGTATTPQPTKKPMVKPSMPSPVASAMVSSITPSPSRKDDKIAKIEKIEQITPKPTTSPTQKVVSKPKPKPAPTKNIKKQNEANHGAETNLVRRKKPANEARPNAENKQSGTQQKKKPNTTTKRTTTTTTTTTTTTTPVPATEVATTSEHPVSSTTAETTTFLILEPKDADFDIPQDRSPGSTTKKPKRKNSNKKHKKKNSGAHLKTELAEKKPVNTKEKPLSTKIYNYLAREVMPTVGVGLVGLALTAGLATYFLGTPFGALRRSYEVADRKDDMYFYNNNEEYAGTDGQSEEEVFGKVIAGMPVNSPYRNSIQYSIHRPNRYEPKYARQPQQYPVHQVQPPQQQQQQHIRYRTNEQNYYNQQQQNMYSKPRPYETNPQNYFRYNTNDINSYRTSIQGADTQKKFSNYPSDMANNDVQISNDPSVKIKIVTPGTTTTEVEPITDPSAIENDVLHRRTQFVVGSVQSDSTESPSSNDSPILESVPEHGPRRRRRRAALLKDDRLDKFNENENEIDGALPDDKPSEVVSDNKKNTEPEKHDQKKTEDLQGEDEDFFTTTIYPNLGAIEDMDVTTEYNPDKPQPFAQSLFNLIRGIFQLKVRMGLSFLQNTTESFGKYLRAVEKRIDESKVFTRTHRRTSLF, from the exons ATGGACTGGAAGCTACTATTAATCTTTACCATCACAACTGCACGTTATATAAATGCTCATCCTGGAATTCGAACCCCACCTACAGAATTACTGGAGAAATTCAACGAAGAGCCTGAGTTAGTTTTAGATTCAAACGACACCAAAATCACACCACTCCTGAAAGACGGCAG GGACTTTCCTAAAGTACACAGCATATCAAGCACAAACCCCTTCCTACGAGACCTAAATCGAACAGCGTCACCATCAAGCACTGAAAAACCATCCCCATCAGCACAACCATCAGTACGACCATTATTACGTTTCGAAAATGACAACTTTCATCCAGGAGTTGCAGTCCCTCTTACACAAGAGGAACTTGAAAAAGAAATGAATGCAGCTTTCCCATCCTCCACAACCAGGGAAGGTCTCTCAACATGGATTCTCCTGAGCGGAACTGCCACAACACCACAACCAACCAAGAAACCAATGGTTAAACCATCAATGCCTTCACCCGTAGCTTCAGCTATGGTATCATCAATAACACCTTCACCGAGCCGAAAAGATGATAAAATTGCAAAGATAGAAAAAATCGAACAAATTACACCGAAGCCAACCACCTCGCCTACTCAGAAAGTTGTCAGCAAACCTAAACCCAAACCTGCGCCCACAAAgaacataaaaaaacaaaacgaagCAAATCATGGTGCTGAGACCAATTTAGTCAGACGAAAGAAACCTGCCAATGAAGCTCGACCTAATGCGGAAAACAAACAATCTGGAACGCAACAGAAGAAAAAACCGAATACAACCACTAAAAGAACTACCACTACTACTACCACcaccacaacaacaacaaccccaGTTCCAGCAACAGAAGTGGCAACTACATCTGAACATCCTGTTTCATCAACAACTGCTGAAACTACAACATTCCTCATTTTGGAGCCCAAAGATGCTGACTTCGATATTCCACAAGATCGCTCACCAGGATCAACTACCAAGAAACCAAAGAGGAAGAACTCAAATAAGAAGCACAAGAAGAAGAATTCAGGAGCTCATTTGAAAACCGAACTGGCTGAAAAGAAACCAGTGAATACTAAGGAAAAGCCATTGTCTACTAAGATCTACAATTATTTGGCCCGTGAAGTGATGCCAACCGTAGGAGTTGGTCTGGTTGGTCTAGCCTTGACGGCTGGATTGGCAACTTACTTCCTAGGAACACCTTTTGGTGCCCTCAGACGTTCCTATGAGGTTGCAGATAGAAAGGATGACATGTACTTCTACAACAACAACGAGGAATACGCAGGGACCGATGGACAGTCCGAAGAGGAAgtttttggaaaagttattgCTGGCATGCCTGTAAATTCGCCATACAGAAACAGTATTCAGTACTCCATACACAGACCAAATCGGTATGAACCCAAGTATGCTCGACAACCTCAACAATATCCTGTTCACCAAGTGCAACcaccacaacaacaacaacaacaacacattCGCTACCGCACCAATGAACAAAACTACTATAACCAACAACAGCAAAACATGTATTCCAAACCTCGTCCATATGAAACAAATCCACAGAACTATTTCCGTTATAATACAAACGACATTAATTCTTACAGGACGAGCATCCAAGGTGCTGATACACAGAAGAAGTTCTCCAACTACCCATCCGACATGGCAAACAATGATGTACAAATCTCAAATGATCCCAGCGTCAAAATCAAGATTGTCACTCCAGGAACTACCACAACTGAAGTTGAACCAATCACAGATCCATCGGCCATTGAAAATGATGTCCTTCATCGAAGAACACAGTTTGTAGTAGGATCAGTTCAGTCCGATTCAACCGAAAGTCCAAGTTCAAATGATTCACCAATCTTAGAATCAGTTCCCGAACATGGACCACGCAGAAGGAGACGTCGCGCAGCTTTGCTCAAGGACGATCGTTTGgataaattcaatgaaaatgaaaacgaaatagACGGAGCTCTGCCTGACGATAAACCATCTGAAGTCGTAagtgataacaagaagaatacTGAGCCAGAGAAGCATGACCAGAAGAAAACTGAGGATCTACAGGGTGAAGATGAGGATTTCTTTACAACCACCATATACCCAAATCTAGGAGCTATTGAAGATATGGATGTGACGACGGAATACAATCCGGACAAACCACAACCATTCGCGCAGAGCCTTTTCAACTTGATTCGAGGCATTTTCCAACTTAAAGTCCGAATGGGACTAAGCTTCCTCCAGAACACCACCGAATCCTTTGGGAAGTATCTAAGAGCCGTGGAGAAGCGAATTGATGAATCGAAAGTCTTCACTCGAACGCATCGAAGGACTTCGTTGTTTTAG